From Camelina sativa cultivar DH55 chromosome 20, Cs, whole genome shotgun sequence, the proteins below share one genomic window:
- the LOC104772720 gene encoding uncharacterized protein LOC104772720 — translation MDVLSKMLDRAAGLRSFGYHPQCKNLGLTHLSFADDLMVLSDGKMRSIEGILEVFDSFAIRSRLRISMEKSIVYLAGVTDSCKQEISDCFQFGVAQFPVVSTLSLLFSGVSAIFGWLHFDSHDNVVARLAKIAWGEVCTQKSEGGLGLRSLKETNDVCCLKLIWRLVSKGERGFIDLGIGQHQMVAEAWSNRRRRRH, via the exons ATGGATGTACTGTCTAAGATGCTAGATAGAGCTGCAGGTTTGAGGAGTTTTGGCTATCACCCGCAATGCAAGAATCTTGGTCTGACTCATTTGAGTTTTGCTGACGATCTAATGGTTCTCTCCGATGGTAAGATGCGGTCTATCGAGGGGATTCTGGAAGTGTTTGATAGCTTTGCAATTCGATCACGGCTTCGGATCAGTATGGAAAAGTCTATTGTCTACCTCGCGGGTGTTACTGATTCATGTAAACAAGAGATTTCAGATTGTTTTCAGTTTGGTGTAGCTCAGTTTCCT GTCGTCTCAACcttatctcttcttttctctggAGTGTCTGCAATTTTTGGTTGGCTGCATTTCGACTCCCACGACAATGTAGTCGCGAGATTG GCTAAGATTGCTTGGGGAGAGGTTTGCACACAAAAATCTGAAGGAGGTCTAGGTCTACGATCATTAAAGGAGACAAATGATGTTTGCTGCCTGAAGTTAATCTGGAGGCTTGTGTCGAAAG GTGAGCGTGGTTTCATTGACCTTGGGATAGGCCAACATCAGATGGTGGCTGAGGCATGGTCTAACCGTCGTCGGAGACGGCACTGA
- the LOC104771375 gene encoding B-cell receptor-associated protein 31-like: protein MIHLLYSVIFSEMALILLLLFKTPLRKLIILTFDRIKRGRGPVVVKTIGTTVFVVLLSSVYSLINIRRRSEDGAVLNPTDQVLASKHLLEASLMGFVLFLSLMIDRLHHYIRELRLLRKTMETAKKQNRGFEDGKTTSGEEVKALGEEIAALKAKIKTVESESEGKGKELKEAKGETEALRKQADGFLLEYDRLLEDNQNLRNQLESIGHSPEGKKGM, encoded by the exons ATGATTCACCTCCTTTACTCGGTGATCTTCTCCGAAATGGCGTtaattctcctcctcctcttcaaaACGCCTCTCCGGAAGCTAATCATCCTCACCTTCGATCGAATCAAACGTGGCCGAGGCCCCGTCGTTGTTAAAACCATCGGAACCACCGTGTTCGTCGTGCTCTTGTCGAGCGTTTACAGTTTGATTAATATACGACGCCGATCTGAAGATGGTGCTGTTCTAAATCCTACTGATCAGGTCCTCGCTTCCAAGCATCTCCTCGAAGCTTCTCTTATGG GATTTGTGCTGTTTCTCTCGCTCATGATTGATCGCCTTCACCATTACATTAGAGAGCTTCGGTTGTTGAGGAAGACAATGGAGACtgcaaagaaacagaacagagGTTTTGAGGATGGGAAAACTACAAGTGGAGAAGAAGTGAAAGCTCTCGGGGAAGAAATCGCAGCATTAAAGGCAAAGATAAAGACAGTAGAATCGGAGAGCGAAGGCAAAGGCAAAGAACTAAAAGAGGCGAAAGGTGAAACAGAGGCATTGAGGAAGCAAGCCGATGGATTTCTTCTAGAGTATGATAGGCTTCTTGAAGATAATCAGAATTTGAGGAACCAGTTGGAGTCTATTGGCCATAGTCCAGAAGGAAAGAAGggtatgtaa